From Yersinia hibernica, a single genomic window includes:
- a CDS encoding PTS sugar transporter subunit IIA, with protein MLKTLLTPDVIQVVNHAKDWRDAIAISCQPLIDNGSIEAGYVEAIYRSHEAIGPYYVVGPGIAMPHARPEEGANKLSLALTIITEGVTFNAEGNDPVKLLIVLAATDSTSHIEVISQLAQLFDNDNDVQALLNAKTQQDILSVIARY; from the coding sequence ATGTTAAAAACATTGTTAACGCCAGACGTCATTCAGGTGGTCAATCACGCAAAAGATTGGCGTGACGCCATCGCGATTTCATGTCAGCCACTTATTGATAATGGTTCCATTGAAGCCGGTTATGTCGAGGCAATTTATCGCTCCCATGAGGCCATCGGCCCGTATTACGTGGTCGGGCCAGGAATTGCCATGCCGCATGCCCGCCCGGAAGAGGGGGCGAATAAACTCTCTCTGGCCTTGACCATCATCACTGAGGGTGTGACTTTCAATGCTGAGGGTAACGACCCAGTAAAACTACTCATAGTGTTAGCGGCGACAGACAGCACTAGCCACATTGAGGTTATTTCTCAACTCGCACAGTTGTTCGATAACGATAATGATGTACAAGCCTTACTTAATGCTAAAACGCAGCAGGATATTTTATCCGTTATTGCACGTTATTAA
- the ackA gene encoding acetate kinase, with product MSSKLVLVLNCGSSSLKFAIIDATNGEEHLSGLAECFHLPEARIKWKIDGGKQEAALGAGAAHSEALNFIVNTILAQKPELSAQLTAIGHRIVHGGEKFTASAIVTDEVIQGIKDSIPFAPLHNPAHLIGIAEALKSFPNLADKNVAVFDTAFHQTMPEESYLYALPYRLYQENGIRRYGAHGTSHFYVSQEAAKTLNKPLEELNVITCHLGNGGSVTAVRNGKCVDTSMGLTPLEGLVMGTRSGDIDPAIIFHLYDAMGMSMEQISKLLTKESGLLGLTEVTSDCRYVEDNYETKADARRAMDVFCHRLAKYIGAYTALMDGRLDAVVFTGGIGENAAMVRELTLDKLGLLGFEIDHERNLAARFGKSGTITKDGSRLALVIPTNEELVIAQDASRLTA from the coding sequence ATGTCGAGTAAGCTAGTACTGGTTCTTAACTGCGGTAGCTCTTCCCTAAAATTTGCTATCATCGACGCGACCAATGGTGAAGAACACCTCTCTGGTTTAGCCGAATGTTTCCACCTGCCGGAAGCCCGCATCAAATGGAAAATTGATGGCGGCAAACAGGAAGCAGCATTGGGTGCTGGTGCAGCACACAGCGAAGCACTGAATTTCATTGTTAATACTATTCTGGCACAAAAACCAGAGCTTTCCGCTCAGCTGACCGCTATCGGCCACCGTATTGTTCATGGTGGCGAGAAATTTACTGCATCAGCTATCGTTACCGACGAAGTTATTCAGGGTATCAAAGATTCCATCCCGTTTGCACCACTGCATAACCCAGCACACCTGATCGGTATCGCTGAAGCATTGAAATCCTTCCCGAATCTGGCTGATAAAAATGTTGCCGTTTTTGATACTGCCTTCCATCAGACCATGCCGGAAGAGTCTTATCTCTATGCCCTGCCGTACCGTTTATACCAAGAAAACGGTATCCGTCGCTATGGCGCACACGGCACCAGCCACTTCTATGTCAGTCAGGAAGCAGCAAAAACCCTGAACAAACCACTGGAAGAACTGAACGTCATCACTTGTCACTTAGGCAATGGCGGCTCAGTGACTGCGGTTCGTAACGGTAAATGTGTGGATACTTCTATGGGCCTGACGCCACTGGAAGGTCTGGTCATGGGAACTCGTAGTGGTGATATCGACCCGGCCATCATTTTCCATCTGTATGATGCGATGGGCATGAGCATGGAACAGATAAGCAAACTGTTAACCAAAGAATCTGGCCTGCTGGGCCTGACTGAAGTCACCAGTGATTGCCGCTATGTTGAAGATAATTATGAAACCAAAGCAGATGCGCGCCGCGCTATGGATGTATTCTGCCACCGCTTGGCGAAATACATCGGTGCTTATACTGCGCTGATGGATGGTCGCCTGGATGCAGTGGTATTTACCGGCGGTATCGGTGAAAACGCCGCAATGGTGCGTGAACTGACGTTGGACAAACTGGGCCTGTTGGGCTTTGAAATTGACCATGAGCGTAACCTGGCAGCACGCTTTGGTAAGTCTGGCACCATCACCAAAGATGGCAGCCGCCTGGCTCTGGTCATCCCAACCAACGAAGAGTTGGTTATCGCGCAAGACGCCTCTCGTCTAACCGCGTAA
- a CDS encoding LacI family DNA-binding transcriptional regulator produces MEKTRKRRNTGRVTLSDVANYAGVGSMTVSRALRTPEQVSDKLREKIEQAVETLGYIPNRAAGALASGHSDIVAVLIPSLTDKASSQFMQALQQILNKNEFQLLLGCHEYNQRKEAEILMTLLQSSPAAVVIFGSQLADKTYQLLERANIPTVNVVGSYFKAAKITLEAAFFESAYELSRHLLARGYHNIGFIGAHMDNRLQRQQLNGWHKAMLKHYKNGDQTVTTPESASLQFGRYALTEILQRQPELDAVICSHEDIALGVLFECQRRLLKIPSGIAVACLDGSDSCDQTHPTLTSMRIDYKKMGKEAGKMLINMLDNDDDGEEQEPLSQSFSYKFELRQST; encoded by the coding sequence ATGGAAAAAACACGCAAGCGCCGTAATACCGGGCGGGTCACTCTATCGGATGTGGCGAATTACGCCGGGGTAGGGTCGATGACTGTTTCCAGAGCGCTGCGAACGCCGGAGCAGGTTTCAGATAAATTACGTGAGAAAATAGAGCAAGCGGTTGAAACTCTGGGCTATATTCCTAACCGTGCTGCCGGAGCATTGGCCTCCGGTCATAGTGATATTGTTGCCGTCCTGATCCCATCACTCACGGACAAAGCCAGTTCGCAATTTATGCAGGCACTGCAACAGATTTTGAACAAAAATGAGTTTCAGTTATTACTGGGTTGCCATGAATATAATCAGCGCAAAGAAGCCGAGATATTGATGACCTTGCTGCAAAGCAGCCCCGCAGCGGTAGTGATATTCGGCTCACAACTGGCGGACAAAACCTATCAACTGCTTGAGCGGGCAAATATCCCCACAGTCAACGTGGTTGGCTCCTATTTTAAAGCGGCAAAAATCACCCTTGAGGCGGCTTTCTTTGAGTCAGCCTATGAACTGAGCCGCCATTTGCTCGCGCGCGGCTACCATAATATTGGGTTTATTGGCGCACATATGGATAACCGTCTGCAGCGCCAGCAACTGAATGGCTGGCACAAAGCTATGCTCAAGCATTATAAAAATGGTGACCAGACCGTCACAACACCGGAGAGTGCCAGTTTGCAGTTTGGTCGTTATGCACTGACAGAAATCCTCCAGCGCCAGCCCGAATTAGATGCAGTGATATGCAGCCATGAAGATATTGCCCTCGGGGTATTATTTGAGTGCCAGCGGCGGTTGTTGAAAATCCCCAGCGGCATTGCCGTGGCCTGTTTAGATGGCTCTGACAGTTGCGACCAAACCCATCCAACCTTGACTTCTATGCGGATTGATTACAAAAAAATGGGGAAAGAAGCCGGTAAGATGCTGATTAATATGCTGGATAATGACGACGATGGCGAAGAGCAAGAGCCGTTGAGCCAGAGTTTTAGCTATAAGTTCGAACTACGGCAAAGCACCTGA
- the pta gene encoding phosphate acetyltransferase produces MLIPTGTSVGLTSVSLGVIRSMEQKGVRLSVFKPIAQPRAGNDAPDQTTTIIRANSSITAAEPLNMNHVEALLSSNQQDVLMEEIVARYHENTKDAEVVLVEGLVPTRKHQFANALNYEIAKTLNAEIVFVISLGNDSPDQLKERIELARSSFGGSKNKNITGVIINKLNAPVDEQGRTRPDLSEIFDDSTKASVAKIDPKQLFANSPLPVLGCVPWSFELIATRAIDMCKHLNARIINEGDIKTRRVKSVTFCARSIPHMLEHFRPGSLLVTSADRPDVLVSACLAAMNGVEIGAILLTGGYAIDEPIRRLCERAFQTGLPVFMVDTNTWQTSLSLQSFNLEVPADDHERIEKLQNYVASHISSEWIDSLTATSERSRRLSPPAFRYELTELARKAGKRIVLPEGDEPRTVKAASICAERGIATCVLLGNPEEIQRVAAAQGVELGKGVEIIDPVAVREQYVPRLVELRKSKGMTEVVAREQLEDNVVLGTLMLEKGEVDGLVSGAVHTTANTIRPPLQLIKTAPGSSLVSSVFFMLLPDQVLVYGDCAINPDPTAEQLSEIAIQSADSAAAFGIEPRVAMISYSTGNSGAGSDVEKVREATRLAQEKRPDLIIDGPLQYDAAIMADVAQSKAPNSPVAGKATVFIFPDLNTGNTTYKAVQRSADLISIGPMLQGMRKPVNDLSRGALVDDIVYTVALTAIQSAQADAS; encoded by the coding sequence ATGTTGATCCCTACCGGCACCAGCGTTGGTTTAACCAGCGTCAGCTTGGGTGTCATCCGTTCCATGGAACAAAAAGGTGTGCGCCTGAGCGTATTCAAGCCAATCGCCCAGCCCCGCGCTGGTAACGATGCACCTGACCAAACCACCACCATCATTCGCGCGAACTCCAGCATCACTGCTGCTGAGCCACTGAATATGAATCATGTGGAAGCGTTGCTGAGTTCCAACCAGCAAGACGTGCTGATGGAAGAAATTGTTGCCCGCTACCACGAAAACACCAAAGATGCTGAAGTCGTGCTGGTGGAAGGTTTAGTGCCAACTCGCAAACATCAGTTTGCTAATGCCCTGAACTATGAAATCGCCAAAACTCTGAACGCCGAAATCGTGTTTGTCATTTCGCTGGGTAATGATTCACCGGACCAATTGAAAGAGCGTATCGAACTGGCACGTTCCAGCTTCGGTGGCAGCAAAAACAAAAATATCACCGGCGTTATCATTAATAAGCTGAATGCTCCGGTGGATGAACAAGGCCGCACCCGCCCTGACCTGTCTGAAATCTTTGATGATTCAACCAAGGCCAGTGTTGCTAAAATCGATCCAAAGCAGCTGTTTGCCAACAGCCCGTTGCCAGTTCTGGGCTGTGTGCCTTGGAGTTTCGAGCTGATCGCGACCCGTGCAATCGACATGTGCAAGCACTTGAATGCGCGCATTATTAACGAAGGTGACATCAAAACTCGCCGCGTTAAATCGGTGACTTTCTGCGCTCGCAGCATCCCACACATGCTGGAACACTTCCGCCCGGGTTCTCTGCTGGTTACCTCCGCAGACCGCCCTGATGTGTTAGTTTCTGCTTGCTTGGCGGCGATGAATGGCGTTGAAATCGGCGCTATCCTGCTGACTGGCGGCTACGCCATTGACGAGCCTATCAGACGTCTATGTGAACGTGCCTTCCAAACTGGCCTGCCAGTCTTTATGGTTGATACCAACACTTGGCAGACCTCTCTGAGCCTGCAAAGCTTCAACCTAGAAGTGCCAGCAGATGACCATGAACGTATTGAGAAGCTGCAAAACTACGTTGCCAGCCATATCAGCAGCGAATGGATTGATTCTCTGACTGCCACATCTGAGCGCTCACGTCGCCTGTCTCCACCAGCATTCCGTTATGAGCTGACTGAGTTGGCGCGTAAAGCGGGCAAACGTATCGTGCTGCCAGAAGGCGACGAGCCGCGTACCGTGAAAGCAGCCTCTATCTGTGCTGAACGCGGCATCGCAACTTGCGTGCTGTTAGGGAATCCAGAAGAGATTCAACGTGTTGCGGCGGCTCAAGGTGTTGAGCTGGGCAAAGGTGTTGAAATCATCGATCCAGTTGCTGTGCGCGAGCAGTATGTTCCGCGTCTGGTTGAACTGCGCAAAAGCAAAGGCATGACCGAAGTGGTGGCCCGCGAGCAATTGGAAGACAACGTGGTGCTCGGCACTCTGATGTTGGAGAAAGGCGAAGTCGACGGTCTGGTCTCTGGTGCCGTTCATACCACCGCGAATACAATCCGCCCACCATTACAGCTGATCAAAACGGCACCGGGCAGCTCATTGGTGTCTTCTGTGTTCTTCATGCTGCTGCCTGACCAGGTGCTGGTTTACGGTGACTGCGCGATTAACCCAGACCCAACGGCTGAGCAACTGTCCGAAATTGCTATCCAGTCTGCTGATTCTGCGGCGGCATTCGGTATTGAACCGCGTGTGGCGATGATTTCTTACTCCACCGGGAATTCTGGTGCGGGTAGTGATGTCGAAAAAGTTCGCGAAGCAACCCGCCTGGCACAGGAAAAACGCCCAGATCTGATCATCGATGGCCCGTTGCAGTATGATGCGGCAATCATGGCTGATGTGGCGCAATCCAAAGCGCCTAACTCACCAGTTGCAGGTAAAGCGACCGTGTTCATCTTCCCAGACTTGAACACCGGTAACACTACCTATAAAGCGGTGCAGCGCTCTGCCGACCTTATCTCTATCGGGCCGATGCTGCAAGGCATGCGCAAGCCGGTTAACGACTTGTCCCGTGGTGCGCTGGTTGACGATATTGTCTATACTGTCGCGCTGACCGCCATTCAATCAGCGCAAGCTGACGCCTCTTAA
- a CDS encoding PTS sugar transporter subunit IIB: MKITVVCGNGLGTSLMMEISIKNILKELAVSAEVDHVDLGSAKGTPSDIFVGTKDIAEQLVAQAVGGKIVALDNMVDKKAMKERLSVALTELGAL, translated from the coding sequence ATGAAAATTACAGTAGTTTGCGGCAACGGCTTAGGCACCAGCCTCATGATGGAAATCAGCATCAAAAACATTCTGAAAGAGTTGGCCGTCAGTGCCGAAGTAGACCATGTTGACCTGGGTTCAGCCAAAGGGACGCCAAGTGACATTTTCGTTGGCACTAAAGATATTGCTGAGCAACTCGTTGCTCAAGCCGTCGGCGGCAAAATTGTTGCGTTAGACAATATGGTTGATAAGAAAGCCATGAAAGAGCGTTTGTCTGTGGCATTAACCGAATTAGGCGCTTTGTAA